AGCGTGCGATTACGCGCAGAACGTTTCCATCGACTGCTGCCGTTTTTTGCTGAAATGCAAAGCTGCGGATGGCGCCAATTGTATAGGGTCCAAGCCCTTTTATTTTACTGAGCAATTGCGGATCTGAAGGTAGGACGCCGTTGAATTGTTCCAGGACATACTGAGCACCTGCATGGAGGTTGCGTGCGCGCGAGTAGTAGCCGAGTCCTTCCCACGCTTTGATCACTTCTTGTTGATCAGCTTTTGCAAGTGATGGAATGTCGGGAAATTGCTCCATCCAATTGAGAAAGTAAGGAATGACGACAGCAACCTGGGTCTGCTGAAGCATCACCTCTGATACCCAGACTGCGTAGGGAGTTCGAGAGTCTCTCCATGGAAGATCGCGTTGATACTCGAGAAACCATCGTTTTAGAGAGTCGCAATTGAGAGTCAGAATCATTTGAGTGATGCACGGGCTTTTTCGATGAGAGGGGGGAGCTGTTTTAGAAGTTCCTGCACACGGTGATCCCATGTATGCTGCTGCATCGCTTTTTCTCTTCCGTTTTTCGCTACAGCCTCCCGTTCCTGGTAATTTTCAAGGTAAAAAGAGACGATTTCGTCGACGTCGCTCCATTCGCCATGGATATAGTAGGCAAGGTCTTGGCCATTGACAAAATGATGATCCATGAAGGTGTTCTGACTAGTGAGTAGAAAGGATTCGGCCCCAAGAGCTGAGAAAATTCTTTCATGAGCGCCATTTTTAGAAGCTGGGCTGCTGTTGAGGACAATCTTGCTCATTTTCATCGCTTCCAGAGCACTCTCGAATGGGATGGGAGAATGAATGTTCACATTCTTTCTGTCTTTGAGATAGTGATCCCAGCCTTTTATGCCGATCGCGCCCCCGAATAGAGTTACAGGGGCGTTCTTAATGGATCGAATCAACTCAACTCTGTCTCTGCCTTTGATGAATAGTTCAAGTTCTTGAATGATTTCCAGCATATTGAAGCTGTTTGTATCGAGCTCTTCTTTTTGCGAAGCGGCATTCAATGCTTGAACAAGAGCTTCGATGTAGTTTGTCGAGTAGTCAGAAAGAGCGATTTCTTGTGCGTTTTCGAGAGCATGATAGATCACTTTCGGGTATTTCTTTTTCCACTCCTCGCGAATGTATTCGTAGTCGATGCATGAACCGACAAAAAGAACTTCGTATTTTTTAGAAAGCAAGAGGTCTGGCTTCAGCTCCCGGCTGACTCCTTGGGGCATAAAAATCGATTGGCTGCACCCTAAGCCTTGGAAATAGTGGCAGCCAAAAGCATCGGGGCAAGTGATTACATTGAGTTTGTTGTGCGCAAGGACGCTAAATTCCGTAAAACCTTCTGTCAGGCAGGCAACATGAGGGATTTTGATCATGTCGCAAAAAAATTGTCCTGCTTCGTCGGGTAAAAGTCCATTGATGGAAAACGTGCAATCTGGAGGATCTCTAAAGATCGATTCAAGGAACGGTTCAGGATTGTTGCGCTCAGCGACTAGCAGTTTACATACAACGCCTTGTCTGACAAAAGCTTGATGAAGTTCGTTAGTCAGATAGGGCAAAACGCCGTATTGGCTGACCGGAGGCATAAAAATGTCAATGCGGTTAATCATAGGTCAGTTTTCTCAAAATTGGTTGATTGTAGAATATCAGGATGATAGATAAAATAATAGGATCTACATTTGAATCCACCCTTTCCTAGAGCCTAGGGTTTTCCCTCTCCTTCCTTTTTGCATTTTCTTTTTTTTCTTTTTGCTGCACTCTTTTTTGGTATTCAATTCCGATGCCTGCGTAAATTTTTTTCTCCAAGTCGTCTTTTTTCCGCTGCATGCGGGACCACTCTTCAGAGGGAAAGTTATCGGGGTTTTCTATAAAACGCTTAACTTCTTTGGTGGACATGCCGCTGAGCTCTGCAATCTTTTCCATGCGATTTTGCAGATCGTCATCCATATTGCGCAATTTTTTCAGCATAGTGTCGATTTCCGAATCACCAGCTGCAGACATGTTGGAAGGGGGCGCTTCCAAAGCGCTTTTTCGTTTGATTTTCTTTTTTTTCTTTCTCACGTGCTTCGATGGATCATCGAAGGGATCTGAGGGATTATGAGCATCCATATGAACACTATGATTAAAGTTTTAAAAAATTTCAAAATAATCTAAAGATAGACTTTTTGCGAATTCAAGGGAGAGTTAAATGAATACAGTTTCCACAAACGTAACAAGCTACTCAGTGGAAGGAATACTCTTTCACTATGATAGCGATCGAGCTATTAAGCAGCATTTTCATGTCTATAATGAGGAAAATGTTTATCTGGGTCATGGAAAAACGGGAAAAGATGGAAGGTTTTATGTAGAAATCAGGTATCCGGCGGCTCTTCAACAAAAAATCACGTTGATCTTCCGCTTGTGCAGGGAGGACAACCCTGTCCACAGGCATGAAAAATTAAGAAAAGATGAAGTTTTATGTCGTCATTTTTCTTTTTACAAAGGTCGTACGGAAGTTGCGCAGACTGTCGAGACTTTTGTATTGGATAAACTGAAAAAAGATCTTGGCGAAGTGCATTTGGAGCGGCCTTATAAAAAGGAACAGGTTCCTTTAAGGTATAAAGTAAATATTGCAACAGCCTCTGTTGCTTCTCAAGTGACAGCATTTTTGGAGAAGATTAAAGAAAAAATGGATTTTTTTGATACGCATGACATTGATGATGTGATAAAAGCTTTCGGCTTCTCTTCTACGGAGTTGACTTCTGAAAATACTTGGAAGATGATCACTAACGGCATTTGTCCGATCTATTTGAAGGAGGAAGAGGAGCATTATGTTGCTGAAGTGGATTGGAGCCGTTATGAATTTGACAAACTTCAAGCTTTAGCAGATATTAAGGTATGGTTTAAAAAGAGCGTTGAAAGCGATCCTGTGATGGACCGGATAGAAGTGCGGTTTAGAGAAACGCTCGAACCTTCTTCGAGGCCTGAAGACTATACCCCTATACAAACGTATTCTCCCGATCAAGAGAATTTTGAAGAGGGATTGCGTATTGCCAATTGTGCATTCCATGTTTTTGGACAGACTGTGTTTCATTTAGGAATCGGCCATATTTACGGAGCTAATGCAGCCATTGCTGCATTTGATTACTTGCCGGGCCATCCATTAGGCAGTTTGCTTCTTCCCCACTGTCATTTTATAAGAAAGATCAGCAAGGAGATTGGAGGCCCGATCATTTTCGAGGAAGATGGTGTATTAAATGTCTCGGCATTGAGTGTAAATGGGATTGCTTCATTAATTTCTGATGCGTTGGCGTCATTGGATCCCTTTAGTTTTAAGCCTCGCTCTCCTATTAATGACAACCATACCTTTGCCAAAGTTCAGAAACATCATTTTGAAGTGCTTAAGTCGGCTGTAAAGGAGTATTTTGACGAAAATTGGGATCAAATGGTTAAAGACTGGGCGCCTGTGCATGGATTTTTCAGAAGAATGTTCAAGAATTCTCCTTCTTATCGTCCTTGGGGCGAAGAAAATTCTGCAAAGTTCAAGTGGCGTGATTCCAGTGAGCTTGGAGATTGTCGAGATGAACAGCTTCCTCCTCGAGTGACCTATCGTTCAACAGACGAAGGAGTGCGTAGTTTTCGGCTTGTTGCAGCTGATGAGCATGTGCCGCTTCCTGGAGACAGGGAGTTTATCGAACATTTTGTTGTCGATTTTATTCATCATGTCACGATTTGGCATTCCTGGATTCATCGTAGCCAGTATCTGTCATCAGAATCAAGTCCAAGTGTTGCGGATGTAAATTTTGCTCCGTTGTCTCTTTCTTTTTATGGCAAAGGTGATTATGGAGGGATTTCAATGGAGGATGCAATTCATCAATTGGAGATTGCTTCGGTATTTTCCCGTTTTAATGTTGGAAATTATGCATTGGTTGACGGTGAAGGGGTTTATTCGGGGATTATTAAAAAGGTAAAAGAGGCTGCTAAAGGATATTTTTCTTTGGGAATAGATCCGTTTCAGGAGATACAGGTTAGCACAGTTATTTAGAATTTATCGTCGAATTTTATTCGCTGTGTGGTTTATTGGTATTATTGTGGAGATTAACTTGAATACGGGTGGTTCCGTGGAAGCAAAGGAGTTTTTATGCTATATTGGGCTTTAATCTTTCTGTTAGTTGCGATTGTTGCCGGATTTTTCGGTTTTGGTGGTGTCGCCGCAGCTTCTACTACGATAGCTAAGGTGCTGTTTGTTGTTTTCGTGGTGTTATTTGTAATTGCATTATTGAATCATTTTTTAAGGGGTGGGATTGGTTAAAAATTAGGGTATTTGGTTAT
This genomic window from Waddlia chondrophila WSU 86-1044 contains:
- a CDS encoding glycosyltransferase; the protein is MINRIDIFMPPVSQYGVLPYLTNELHQAFVRQGVVCKLLVAERNNPEPFLESIFRDPPDCTFSINGLLPDEAGQFFCDMIKIPHVACLTEGFTEFSVLAHNKLNVITCPDAFGCHYFQGLGCSQSIFMPQGVSRELKPDLLLSKKYEVLFVGSCIDYEYIREEWKKKYPKVIYHALENAQEIALSDYSTNYIEALVQALNAASQKEELDTNSFNMLEIIQELELFIKGRDRVELIRSIKNAPVTLFGGAIGIKGWDHYLKDRKNVNIHSPIPFESALEAMKMSKIVLNSSPASKNGAHERIFSALGAESFLLTSQNTFMDHHFVNGQDLAYYIHGEWSDVDEIVSFYLENYQEREAVAKNGREKAMQQHTWDHRVQELLKQLPPLIEKARASLK
- a CDS encoding DUF1328 domain-containing protein → MLYWALIFLLVAIVAGFFGFGGVAAASTTIAKVLFVVFVVLFVIALLNHFLRGGIG